A single genomic interval of Alistipes provencensis harbors:
- a CDS encoding SusC/RagA family TonB-linked outer membrane protein, producing the protein MNNFTAFRMFLCVLFAGFALSAAAQGQTVTGVVSGTDGQPLPGVTVIEQGTTNGVSTAVDGSYSLRLQKSPAVLVFSYIGYESAERSVPAGQTQLSVTLNNAEIAMDDVVVVGYGTVKRSTLTSSVASVKSDEFVQGAVTSPLQLLQGRVAGLAVNTTSGDPNNSGVQVMLRGVSTLTGSQEPLIVIDGISGGSLSNISVDDIESIDILKDGSAAAIYGTRGTNGVILITTKKGAEAGDKFSIDYHGYASVETISNQIDVFSADEYRNLGKTTNGFFTPTDKGASTDWSDEVFRSAFSHTHHLALKSGNAKSNYYASVDYRSRDGIIRNTGQERTNLKFGFNRSLFNDKMTLSANINDVFTVGHTVSTDEVLFATLVTNPTEPIYGPTGDYSIFVDSTNPVKLINEYNNTTRWNEIQASGKVTYTPIEPLTFTMIGGYRYFGNIDGSYASRKFDTNYKGQAWRQSSMNQTKTLELYGQYTERWNKHDFSVLAGYSYNDYLTDGFNMYNYDFPTDILGENIIGTGMALKDGFASMGGFKNMSRLISFFGRANYGYDDRYLLSASLRYEGSSKFGANHKWGLFYAASGAWRISKEKFMKDVRWVDELKLRVGYGVTGSEPSSPYLSHLKYSFGSPVLIDGKYVYTIAPHMNANPNLKWEEKHEFSAGLDFVLFDYRLSGSVDFYNRTTDGLLYEYNVPVPPNLASTTLANVGKVSNTGVEVMLSGGIVRTKNVRFDLTGNFSYNTNKMKRLSNEMYQRDFLELGSTGAPVQKSTHIVREGGRIGDFYGWKSIGMNENGSWIVEGGEYGDNASRQVIGNGIPTMHAALTANLQVKNFDLSVTLRGSFDFQILNQYRMLWENFARGADHNFPRSILRNKYNHYVATAPAYVSYYVEDGDFVKIDNITLGYTFRFKNPKNPIRTLRLYASGLNLYTFTRYQGVDPEINFNGLTPGVDYVAGYPTTRTFTFGVKLGF; encoded by the coding sequence ATGAACAACTTTACAGCTTTCAGGATGTTCCTGTGCGTTTTGTTCGCAGGCTTCGCGCTTTCGGCCGCAGCTCAGGGACAAACCGTGACAGGCGTCGTGTCGGGGACCGACGGGCAGCCGCTGCCGGGCGTCACCGTCATCGAACAGGGCACGACAAACGGCGTATCGACCGCCGTCGACGGAAGTTATTCGCTCCGTCTGCAGAAAAGCCCCGCGGTGCTGGTATTCTCCTACATCGGGTATGAATCCGCAGAACGCAGCGTCCCGGCCGGACAGACCCAGTTGTCCGTCACGCTGAACAACGCCGAGATCGCCATGGACGACGTAGTGGTGGTCGGCTACGGCACCGTCAAGCGAAGTACGCTGACCAGTTCGGTGGCTTCGGTCAAGAGCGACGAGTTCGTGCAGGGCGCCGTGACCTCCCCGCTGCAATTATTGCAGGGCCGCGTGGCGGGTCTGGCCGTCAACACGACCTCGGGCGACCCCAACAACAGCGGGGTGCAGGTGATGCTGCGCGGCGTCTCGACGCTGACGGGCAGCCAAGAGCCGCTGATCGTCATCGACGGCATCTCGGGCGGCAGTCTGTCGAACATCTCGGTCGACGACATCGAGTCGATCGACATCCTCAAGGACGGTTCCGCCGCTGCCATATACGGTACGCGCGGCACGAACGGCGTGATTCTGATCACGACCAAGAAGGGAGCCGAGGCCGGCGACAAATTCTCGATCGACTACCACGGCTACGCGTCGGTGGAAACCATCTCCAACCAGATCGACGTCTTCTCGGCCGACGAATACCGCAACCTCGGCAAGACCACCAACGGGTTCTTCACGCCGACCGACAAGGGCGCTTCGACGGACTGGTCGGACGAGGTGTTCCGGTCGGCATTCTCGCACACGCACCATCTGGCGCTCAAGAGCGGCAACGCCAAGTCGAACTATTACGCCAGCGTCGACTACCGTTCGCGCGACGGCATCATCCGCAACACGGGGCAGGAGCGGACAAACCTCAAATTCGGGTTCAACCGATCGCTCTTCAACGACAAGATGACCCTCAGCGCCAACATCAACGACGTATTCACCGTGGGCCACACGGTATCGACCGACGAGGTGCTGTTCGCCACGCTGGTGACCAATCCCACCGAGCCGATCTACGGTCCGACGGGCGATTACTCGATCTTCGTCGATTCGACCAACCCGGTGAAGCTCATCAACGAGTACAATAACACCACCCGCTGGAACGAGATACAGGCTTCGGGCAAGGTGACCTACACCCCGATCGAACCCCTGACGTTCACGATGATCGGCGGCTACCGCTATTTCGGCAATATCGACGGCAGCTATGCCTCCCGCAAGTTCGACACCAACTACAAGGGGCAGGCGTGGCGCCAGAGCAGCATGAACCAGACCAAGACCCTCGAACTCTACGGCCAGTATACCGAGCGCTGGAACAAGCACGACTTCTCGGTGCTCGCCGGTTACAGCTACAACGACTACCTGACCGACGGATTCAACATGTACAATTACGACTTTCCGACCGACATTCTCGGCGAGAACATCATCGGAACGGGCATGGCTCTCAAGGACGGGTTCGCCTCGATGGGAGGGTTCAAGAACATGAGCCGCCTGATCTCGTTCTTCGGGCGCGCCAACTACGGCTACGACGACCGCTATCTCCTCTCGGCGAGCCTCCGCTACGAGGGCTCCTCGAAATTCGGCGCCAACCACAAGTGGGGCCTCTTTTACGCCGCATCGGGCGCATGGCGCATCTCGAAGGAGAAATTCATGAAGGACGTGCGCTGGGTCGACGAACTGAAACTCCGCGTCGGCTACGGCGTGACGGGCAGCGAACCCTCGTCGCCCTATCTTTCGCACCTGAAATATTCGTTCGGGTCGCCCGTGCTGATCGACGGCAAGTACGTCTACACGATAGCCCCGCACATGAACGCCAACCCCAACCTGAAATGGGAGGAGAAACACGAGTTCAGCGCCGGCCTCGACTTCGTGCTGTTCGATTACCGCCTGTCGGGTTCGGTCGATTTCTACAACCGCACCACCGACGGACTGCTCTACGAGTACAACGTCCCCGTGCCGCCCAACCTCGCGTCGACCACGCTGGCCAACGTCGGCAAGGTGAGCAATACGGGCGTCGAGGTGATGCTCAGCGGCGGCATCGTCCGCACGAAGAACGTCCGCTTCGACTTAACGGGCAACTTCTCGTACAACACCAACAAGATGAAACGCCTTTCGAACGAAATGTACCAGCGCGACTTTCTCGAACTGGGCTCCACCGGAGCGCCCGTGCAGAAGAGCACGCACATCGTGCGCGAAGGCGGCCGCATCGGCGACTTCTACGGCTGGAAGAGCATCGGCATGAACGAGAACGGTTCGTGGATCGTCGAGGGCGGCGAGTACGGCGACAACGCCAGCCGGCAGGTGATCGGCAACGGCATCCCGACGATGCACGCGGCGCTGACGGCCAACCTGCAGGTGAAGAATTTCGACCTCTCGGTCACCCTGCGCGGCTCGTTCGACTTCCAGATTCTCAACCAGTACCGGATGCTGTGGGAGAACTTCGCACGCGGCGCCGACCACAACTTCCCGCGGTCGATCCTGCGCAACAAGTACAACCACTATGTGGCCACGGCCCCGGCCTATGTGAGCTATTATGTCGAGGACGGCGACTTCGTGAAGATCGACAACATCACCCTCGGCTACACGTTCCGCTTCAAGAACCCCAAAAACCCGATCCGCACGCTGCGCCTCTACGCCTCGGGACTGAACCTCTACACCTTCACCCGCTATCAGGGCGTCGATCCCGAGATCAATTTCAACGGCCTGACGCCGGGCGTCGATTACGTCGCGGGGTATCCGACCACGCGGACCTTCACTTTCGGTGTCAAACTGGGATTTTAA
- a CDS encoding hybrid sensor histidine kinase/response regulator transcription factor yields MAILLASLLMPAGFGLSTVRASADGIDSRYRFRHITNQNGLKYTWIWNIDQDSRGYLWFSTMYGTYRYDGYEFEEYAFSNRSNGTAANVTFVEEDAAGDLWFGTDDGLYRHDRRYNTYTRYASSEESPCRLSSDDVLCMDGTTDGALWVGTGNGLNRIDPTRSICTVVPPPSEGFPAITAVICRRDGSVWFGDNGGNLWRMEGGECVRIPLAGSHHAVKALAEDDRQRLWAATEGSGLFRVDAAGATEHYSERDGTLSNDIVRALGTDSDGKMWAGTEKGITIFADGETEFLYSRENDMWGLNDNAVYSLCRDRDGAMWVGTFFGGVNVMNDRYGMFADLVSASGRNELKGCAVSSITSVGERIYIGTENRGLFVYDTATSHFRNYNSRNSGLNNDNVHAVCIDDRKNLWVGNFYGGLNRMRPGDGVFNLRRATPATPSNSVYSLLQDGTDNLWAGTFYDGLFRYDYASERFERFAPVPSWVFVWDILEDYKGNIWLACYGEGIFKLDRSRNYEPVRIETGARKYVTLCELSDGRILAGAEKEGLTAIGIDDLAVRRWTTTEGLPDNTVYGILQDGFGNVWFSSNSGIYKCDAGLTRFTNYTIADGLPVNRFNYNACARIGGKLWFGSTDGIVAIDPAREGTPVGEHPIRFGNLYVYNEKQPVRAEKGSALPEDLNSVGELVLRSNRLSWGVDFTCNVFDNNALNYAYRLEGMDDGWHRLGTQHRIDFTGLGFGRYRLTVCTLAPDGTPSDNSRSLAIFIRPPWWRSLAAKLSYLTLALSVAGYLLWLLMNNARTRHAFELERLAREKDKEMNELKLRFFVNISHEFKTPLSLIIGPINSFLEGNVPASLREKYFNIIKRNAEKLLGLINELLAFRELEHLKLRIQPFYYRPFVESALGRYAWLFESKNIRVELQEFDEGLIMWADIDKLEKMLSNLLSNACKYTPVGGHVEIGAAERDGRVYTTVTNSGPGIAPDKLPHIFERFFTGHTYDRYSSGVGLSYVKSLVELHDGAIGVESRENEYTRFTFWLPVRAGVSEVHPVDIARYNPEIFDESRLTPEIETETDDPAYLEMERQTVVLVVDDAADMRNMVVEALRGRFCMEGVANAEQALEVIGSKRIDILVTDVMLGEGMNGFELCKAVKGNIETSHIRVILTTVLSENNYRERGYKAGADAYVVKPFEFSLLALRIRNLIYNAWKAREAYKIDIDLSNVDITHSDSDEQWLKRAVALVFDRLSDSEFSVDDLCAGLNMSQSTLYRKLKVTAGQSANEFIQNIRLKYAARLLRETSRTVSEITFDVGFSDSSYFSRAFRKCFGVSPKQWREQDAPEKV; encoded by the coding sequence TTGGCAATCCTGCTGGCATCCCTGCTGATGCCGGCGGGATTCGGCCTCTCTACTGTCCGTGCCTCGGCGGACGGAATCGACTCCCGCTACCGGTTCCGGCATATCACGAACCAGAACGGATTGAAGTACACATGGATATGGAACATCGACCAAGACAGCCGCGGCTATCTCTGGTTCTCGACCATGTACGGCACCTACCGTTACGACGGTTATGAATTCGAGGAGTATGCGTTCAGCAACCGCAGCAACGGCACGGCCGCCAACGTGACCTTCGTCGAAGAGGATGCCGCAGGCGACCTCTGGTTCGGAACCGACGACGGCCTCTATCGCCACGACCGCCGTTACAACACTTACACGCGTTACGCTTCCAGCGAGGAGAGCCCCTGCCGGCTCTCGTCCGACGATGTGCTCTGCATGGACGGGACGACGGACGGCGCGCTGTGGGTCGGTACGGGTAACGGCCTGAACCGGATTGACCCGACGCGGAGCATCTGCACGGTCGTTCCGCCTCCGTCGGAGGGTTTTCCGGCAATTACGGCCGTAATCTGCCGGCGCGACGGTTCGGTCTGGTTCGGCGACAACGGGGGCAACCTGTGGCGCATGGAGGGCGGTGAATGCGTCCGCATTCCGCTCGCAGGGTCACACCACGCGGTCAAGGCGCTGGCCGAAGACGACCGGCAGCGGCTGTGGGCCGCCACCGAAGGCTCGGGGCTTTTCCGGGTCGACGCAGCCGGCGCGACGGAACACTACAGCGAACGGGACGGCACGTTGAGCAACGACATCGTCCGCGCTCTGGGCACGGACAGCGACGGAAAGATGTGGGCTGGGACGGAAAAGGGAATCACGATCTTCGCGGACGGGGAAACGGAATTCCTTTACAGCCGCGAGAACGACATGTGGGGACTGAACGACAATGCGGTGTACAGCCTCTGCCGCGATCGCGACGGCGCGATGTGGGTCGGGACGTTCTTCGGCGGCGTCAATGTGATGAACGACCGTTACGGCATGTTCGCCGACCTTGTGTCGGCGTCGGGGCGCAACGAGTTGAAAGGGTGCGCCGTCAGCTCCATCACCTCGGTCGGCGAGCGCATCTACATCGGTACCGAGAACCGGGGACTGTTCGTCTACGACACCGCCACGTCGCATTTCCGCAATTACAACAGCCGCAACAGCGGCCTGAACAACGACAACGTACACGCCGTCTGCATCGACGACCGCAAAAACCTCTGGGTCGGAAACTTTTACGGCGGACTGAACCGCATGAGGCCGGGCGACGGAGTGTTCAACCTGCGCAGAGCAACCCCGGCAACCCCCTCGAACAGCGTTTACAGCCTGTTGCAGGACGGCACCGACAATCTCTGGGCGGGGACCTTTTACGACGGGCTGTTCCGCTACGACTATGCCTCGGAGCGTTTCGAACGCTTCGCGCCGGTACCGTCGTGGGTCTTCGTGTGGGACATCCTCGAAGATTACAAAGGCAACATCTGGCTGGCCTGTTACGGCGAGGGAATTTTCAAACTCGACCGTTCGCGCAATTACGAGCCCGTGCGCATTGAGACGGGAGCCCGCAAATACGTCACGCTCTGCGAACTCTCCGACGGCCGCATCCTCGCGGGCGCCGAAAAAGAGGGGCTGACGGCCATCGGGATCGACGACCTCGCGGTCCGCCGCTGGACCACGACCGAGGGGCTGCCCGACAACACGGTTTACGGCATCCTGCAGGACGGATTCGGCAACGTCTGGTTCTCGTCCAACTCGGGCATCTACAAGTGCGACGCCGGGCTGACGCGCTTCACAAACTACACCATCGCGGACGGGCTGCCGGTCAACCGGTTCAACTACAACGCCTGCGCCCGCATCGGCGGCAAACTCTGGTTCGGCAGCACCGACGGCATCGTGGCCATCGACCCGGCCCGTGAAGGAACGCCCGTCGGGGAGCATCCGATACGTTTCGGCAACCTCTATGTCTACAACGAGAAACAGCCCGTAAGGGCGGAGAAGGGGAGTGCGCTGCCCGAAGACCTCAATTCGGTCGGGGAGCTGGTGCTGCGCAGCAACCGGCTTTCGTGGGGCGTCGATTTCACATGCAACGTCTTTGACAACAACGCTCTGAATTACGCCTACCGGCTGGAGGGCATGGACGACGGCTGGCATAGGCTCGGCACGCAGCACCGCATCGATTTCACGGGTCTCGGGTTCGGCCGCTACCGACTGACGGTCTGTACGCTCGCACCCGACGGCACGCCCTCGGACAACAGCCGTTCGCTGGCCATATTCATCCGTCCGCCTTGGTGGCGGAGCCTCGCGGCCAAGCTTTCGTACCTGACGCTGGCCCTGTCGGTGGCGGGCTACCTGCTCTGGCTGCTGATGAACAACGCCCGCACGCGGCACGCGTTCGAGCTGGAACGGCTCGCCCGCGAGAAGGACAAGGAGATGAACGAGCTGAAACTGCGCTTCTTCGTCAACATCTCGCACGAGTTCAAGACGCCGCTGTCGCTCATCATCGGTCCCATCAACAGCTTCCTCGAGGGCAACGTCCCGGCCTCGCTGCGCGAAAAGTATTTCAACATCATCAAGCGCAACGCCGAAAAACTGCTGGGGCTCATCAACGAACTGCTCGCTTTCCGCGAACTGGAACACCTCAAGCTGCGTATTCAACCCTTCTACTACCGGCCGTTCGTCGAGTCGGCGCTCGGACGCTATGCATGGCTTTTCGAAAGCAAGAATATCCGCGTCGAACTGCAGGAGTTCGATGAGGGGCTGATCATGTGGGCCGACATCGACAAACTGGAGAAGATGCTCAGCAACCTGCTGTCGAACGCCTGCAAATACACGCCCGTCGGCGGCCATGTCGAGATCGGTGCGGCAGAGCGCGACGGCAGGGTATACACCACCGTCACCAACTCGGGCCCCGGTATCGCACCCGACAAACTGCCGCATATCTTCGAACGTTTCTTCACGGGGCACACCTACGACCGCTACTCCTCGGGAGTGGGGCTCTCGTATGTGAAATCGCTCGTCGAACTGCACGACGGCGCCATCGGCGTCGAGTCCCGCGAGAACGAGTACACGCGCTTCACCTTCTGGCTCCCCGTGCGTGCCGGGGTCAGCGAGGTCCATCCCGTGGACATCGCCCGCTACAATCCCGAGATATTCGACGAGTCGCGGCTGACCCCCGAGATCGAGACCGAAACAGACGACCCGGCCTATCTCGAAATGGAGCGCCAGACCGTCGTGCTGGTCGTCGACGATGCCGCCGACATGCGCAACATGGTCGTCGAGGCGCTCCGCGGAAGGTTCTGCATGGAGGGTGTCGCCAATGCGGAACAGGCGCTGGAGGTGATCGGGTCGAAACGGATCGACATCCTCGTCACGGACGTGATGCTGGGCGAAGGCATGAACGGCTTCGAACTGTGCAAGGCCGTGAAGGGCAACATCGAGACCAGCCATATCCGCGTCATCCTGACGACCGTGCTGTCGGAGAACAACTACCGCGAACGCGGTTACAAGGCCGGGGCCGACGCCTATGTGGTCAAGCCGTTCGAATTCTCGTTGCTGGCCCTGCGTATCCGCAACCTCATATACAATGCATGGAAAGCGCGCGAGGCCTACAAGATAGACATCGACCTCTCGAACGTCGACATCACGCACTCCGATTCCGACGAGCAATGGCTCAAACGGGCCGTGGCGCTGGTGTTCGACCGGTTGTCCGACTCGGAATTCAGCGTCGACGACCTATGCGCAGGGCTCAACATGAGCCAGTCGACGCTCTACCGCAAACTGAAGGTCACCGCCGGACAGTCGGCCAACGAGTTCATCCAGAACATCCGCCTCAAATACGCCGCACGCCTGCTGCGCGAAACCTCGCGGACCGTTTCCGAGATCACGTTCGACGTCGGATTTTCCGACTCCTCCTACTTCAGCCGCGCCTTCCGCAAATGCTTCGGGGTCTCTCCCAAGCAATGGCGCGAACAGGATGCTCCCGAAAAGGTGTAA